The Acidimicrobiia bacterium genome has a window encoding:
- a CDS encoding amidohydrolase family protein, protein MYDLKITGGTIVDGTGADRFEGDVAVKDGVIAAVAHGAIDGEAAETLDATGMLVTPGFVDVHTHYDGQATWDPILEPSSGHGVTTIVAGNCGVGFAPVRPGSEQWLIGLMEGVEDIPGTALSEGMDWSWETFPEYLDALDRRAFAIDVGVQVSHGAVRAYSMGERGAANEPATPEEIAAMAVIVREAVEAGALGFSTSRTLGHRAMDGRPVPGTFAAEDELFALGRGMAAGGRGVFELAPMGAAGEDIVAPKIEIDWMCRLADAIGMPVSFALEQVQAAPDLWRELMDESIRATDAGAPVYPQIAARPFGMLLGFPSRHAFTRRPTYRALQQRLSREELAAELAKPDVRAAILAERDLPPDPTALFEGLGALMQSSLDRVYSLGDPPDYEPTDDRTIAALAAADGVDPLEKLYDVMLEHDAQHLLMLPFFNYVDRNHNAIREMLLHPAGVSGLSDGGAHCFLICDASIPTFMLTHWARDRYRGERLPLEYVVKKQTTDTATLFGLGDRGAIEVGKKADFNVIDFEQLTLHMPRMAYDLPAGGARLLQGASGYVATIVSGEVTRRNGVDTGARPGQLIRSSR, encoded by the coding sequence ATGTACGACCTGAAGATCACCGGCGGCACCATCGTCGACGGCACCGGCGCCGATCGCTTCGAAGGCGACGTCGCAGTGAAGGACGGTGTGATCGCCGCGGTCGCGCACGGCGCGATCGACGGTGAAGCCGCGGAGACGCTCGACGCGACCGGGATGCTCGTCACGCCGGGGTTCGTCGACGTGCACACGCACTACGACGGCCAGGCCACGTGGGACCCGATCCTCGAGCCGTCGTCGGGTCACGGCGTGACCACGATCGTCGCCGGCAATTGCGGCGTCGGGTTCGCGCCCGTGCGGCCCGGTTCCGAGCAGTGGTTGATCGGTCTCATGGAAGGTGTCGAAGACATCCCCGGTACCGCGTTGAGCGAGGGGATGGACTGGAGCTGGGAGACGTTCCCCGAATATCTCGATGCGCTCGACCGCCGCGCGTTCGCGATCGACGTGGGCGTACAGGTGTCGCACGGCGCGGTGCGCGCGTATTCGATGGGCGAGCGCGGTGCCGCGAACGAACCCGCCACTCCCGAAGAGATCGCGGCGATGGCGGTCATCGTGCGTGAAGCGGTCGAAGCCGGGGCGCTCGGCTTCTCCACGTCGCGCACGCTGGGCCACCGCGCGATGGACGGCCGACCCGTACCGGGCACGTTCGCGGCGGAGGACGAGCTGTTCGCGCTCGGGCGCGGCATGGCCGCGGGCGGCCGCGGGGTCTTCGAGCTCGCGCCGATGGGCGCGGCGGGCGAGGACATCGTGGCCCCGAAGATCGAGATCGACTGGATGTGCCGCCTCGCCGACGCGATCGGCATGCCCGTCTCGTTCGCACTCGAGCAGGTGCAGGCCGCGCCCGACCTGTGGCGTGAGCTGATGGACGAGTCGATCCGCGCCACCGACGCCGGTGCCCCGGTGTACCCGCAGATCGCGGCGCGGCCCTTCGGGATGCTGCTCGGGTTCCCGAGTCGTCACGCCTTCACGCGCCGACCCACGTACCGAGCGCTCCAGCAGCGGCTGTCGCGCGAAGAGCTCGCCGCCGAGCTCGCCAAGCCGGATGTGCGCGCGGCGATTCTCGCAGAGCGCGACCTTCCGCCCGATCCAACCGCGCTGTTCGAAGGGTTGGGCGCGTTGATGCAGTCGTCGCTCGACCGGGTCTACTCGCTGGGCGATCCGCCCGACTACGAGCCCACCGACGACCGCACGATCGCGGCACTCGCGGCGGCCGATGGCGTCGACCCGCTCGAGAAGCTCTACGACGTGATGCTCGAGCACGACGCGCAACACCTGCTCATGCTCCCGTTCTTCAACTACGTCGACCGCAACCACAACGCGATCCGAGAGATGCTCCTTCATCCCGCAGGTGTGTCGGGGCTGTCCGATGGCGGCGCGCACTGCTTCCTGATCTGCGACGCGTCGATTCCCACCTTCATGCTCACGCACTGGGCCCGCGACCGTTACCGTGGCGAGAGGCTCCCACTCGAGTACGTCGTGAAGAAGCAGACCACCGACACGGCTACGCTCTTCGGGCTCGGCGACCGCGGCGCCATCGAGGTCGGAAAGAAGGCCGACTTCAACGTGATCGACTTCGAGCAGCTCACGTTGCACATGCCGCGCATGGCCTACGACCTCCCCGCGGGTGGCGCACGCCTGTTGCAGGGTGCGAGCGGCTACGTCGCGACGATCGTGAGCGGGGAGGTCACCCGTCGCAACGGCGTCGACACCGGCGCCCGCCCCGGCCAGCTGATCCGCAGCTCGCGGTAG